A window from Spiroplasma endosymbiont of Aspidapion aeneum encodes these proteins:
- the ligA gene encoding NAD-dependent DNA ligase LigA — MDIKKRIKELCEQIEINNKRYYEDDNPFLDDSEYDMLVSELRGLETKYPEYKNPNSPINYVGGFAADKFSKVKHKNPMLSLANAFNINDLKNFYTQISKITNDNFSFFVEPKIDGLSISLIYSNGKLIKAVTRGDGNTGEDVTENIFQIKSIPKFILDKSEYLEVRGEVYLSKNDFKKINHEKFLNREKLFANPRNAASGTLRQLDSEIVAKRNLSCWIYYYFGNRNFTTHSDSLDYLKSLGFMVNSLSSKANNINDIFLKIETFSKIRNELEYEIDGVVIKVDQLNLYEKIGYTSKVPKWAIAFKFPAEVKITKLLDIVPTIGRTGRVTYNAVLEPVIIAGTTIRSATLHNAEFIISRDIRINSAVKIKKAGDIIPEVIGSIVDNEFFKLPIFEKETQCPICNSCLEIFDGEVDQYCNNENCQGKLIKKLEHFVSRAAMNIEGLSEKIILKLYDKNLIREIYDFYDLYKHRDEIITLDKMGDKLVSNLLNAIEVSKSNSAELLLFGLGIRHIGKKMSDTLLSIFNNIDNLFKASFEELVEISDIGPMGAISIKSWCSVKSNIQLYEKLKERGLNIVYSKMKQKNNNVNIASKKIVITGSLSKPRKYFEDLIKRNSGIIMSSITSKTDFLLCGLNAGNKLNKAKNLNVKVLEENDFLSLVEEENENN; from the coding sequence ATGGATATTAAAAAAAGAATCAAAGAACTATGTGAACAAATAGAAATAAATAATAAAAGGTATTATGAGGATGATAATCCATTTTTAGATGACTCTGAATATGATATGTTAGTATCTGAATTAAGGGGTTTAGAAACCAAGTACCCAGAATATAAGAATCCCAATTCGCCTATAAATTATGTTGGTGGGTTTGCTGCGGACAAGTTTTCTAAAGTTAAGCACAAAAACCCAATGCTCAGCTTAGCAAATGCATTTAATATTAATGATTTAAAAAATTTTTATACCCAAATTAGTAAGATAACAAATGATAACTTTTCGTTTTTTGTTGAACCAAAAATAGATGGATTATCAATTTCTCTGATATATAGCAATGGTAAGTTAATAAAAGCTGTGACCAGGGGAGATGGAAATACTGGCGAAGATGTAACTGAAAACATTTTTCAAATTAAGTCTATTCCAAAATTTATTTTAGATAAAAGTGAGTATCTTGAAGTAAGGGGAGAGGTTTATTTATCTAAGAATGATTTTAAAAAAATTAACCATGAAAAATTTTTAAATAGAGAAAAACTTTTTGCAAATCCGAGAAATGCTGCATCAGGAACACTAAGACAATTAGACTCAGAAATTGTTGCCAAAAGAAATCTTAGTTGTTGAATATATTATTATTTTGGTAATCGTAATTTTACTACACATTCAGATTCCTTGGATTATTTAAAAAGCTTGGGTTTTATGGTAAATTCATTGTCATCTAAAGCAAATAATATAAATGATATTTTTCTAAAAATTGAAACTTTTTCCAAGATAAGAAACGAATTAGAATATGAAATTGATGGTGTTGTAATAAAGGTGGACCAATTGAACTTATATGAAAAAATTGGATATACATCAAAGGTACCAAAATGAGCTATAGCATTCAAATTTCCAGCGGAGGTAAAAATAACAAAACTTTTGGATATTGTTCCAACAATAGGTAGAACTGGAAGAGTAACCTATAATGCAGTTTTAGAACCTGTAATTATTGCGGGTACCACAATTAGATCTGCAACTTTACATAATGCAGAATTTATAATTTCTAGGGATATTAGAATAAATTCTGCAGTCAAAATTAAGAAGGCTGGAGATATAATACCAGAAGTTATTGGTTCTATTGTAGATAATGAATTTTTTAAATTACCAATTTTCGAAAAAGAAACACAATGTCCAATATGTAATAGTTGTTTAGAAATATTTGATGGTGAAGTAGATCAATATTGTAACAATGAAAATTGCCAAGGAAAATTAATAAAAAAGCTCGAACATTTTGTAAGTAGAGCAGCAATGAATATAGAAGGCTTAAGTGAAAAAATAATTCTTAAATTATATGATAAAAATTTAATTAGAGAAATTTATGATTTTTACGATTTATATAAACATAGAGACGAAATAATTACATTGGATAAGATGGGGGATAAATTGGTATCCAATCTTCTAAATGCTATTGAAGTATCTAAAAGCAACTCTGCGGAATTACTTTTGTTTGGTTTGGGCATTAGACATATTGGAAAAAAAATGTCAGACACATTATTATCCATATTTAACAATATTGATAATTTATTTAAAGCAAGTTTTGAAGAATTGGTTGAAATTAGCGATATTGGCCCAATGGGTGCAATATCTATTAAGAGCTGATGCTCTGTTAAATCAAATATACAATTATATGAGAAATTAAAAGAACGAGGTTTAAATATTGTGTATTCAAAAATGAAGCAAAAAAATAATAATGTAAATATAGCAAGTAAAAAAATTGTTATAACCGGCTCATTATCAAAACCTCGTAAATATTTTGAGGACCTAATCAAAAGAAATTCAGGAATTATTATGAGCTCTATTACAAGTAAAACAGATTTTTTATTGTGTGGGTTAAATGCTGGAAATAAGTTAAATAAAGCAAAAAATTTAAATGTTAAAGTATTAGAAGAAAATGATTTTCTATCATTAGTGGAGGAAGAAAATGAAAATAATTAA
- a CDS encoding Asp-tRNA(Asn)/Glu-tRNA(Gln) amidotransferase subunit GatC, translated as MKIINKEMIKKLYGLCQIYYDDNDIEGFEEWAKGIIFELDKLREIDTEGIEPIYYCNEEPRAFIRDGKNIEHISQNDVLKNAPQKEGYFITIAKVIK; from the coding sequence ATGAAAATAATTAATAAGGAAATGATAAAAAAATTATATGGACTTTGCCAAATTTATTATGATGATAATGATATTGAGGGTTTTGAGGAATGAGCTAAGGGAATTATTTTTGAATTAGACAAATTAAGAGAAATTGATACCGAAGGAATTGAACCAATATATTATTGTAATGAAGAACCTAGGGCATTCATCAGAGATGGAAAAAATATTGAACACATTTCACAAAATGACGTTTTAAAAAATGCGCCACAAAAAGAAGGTTATTTTATAACAATAGCAAAGGTGATTAAATAA
- a CDS encoding amidase family protein has translation MILKNLTLKQINKKIVDSDVTVEQLVNESIKVSKKHKDSNFCITMMEKEAMDKARLLSKNSNQAKDNFLFGVPYYLKDCICVKDSLTTCGSKMLENYYPPYNAKVYNTLEEKQTILLGKVAMDELAMGGTGLTCFTGHVFNPLDNRRIIGGSSSGSAYAVSAGIVSFSIGTDTGDSIRRPAALCGVYGFKPTYGSISRYGCLGYTSSLDTIGYFTNSIEDCAILSESLYDFDENDMTSINNRKKYTKLIDEKKHFKIGYLDYWLNKIDNNQKKEYLKLFEDIKSQGHTISKVLIDNDILENLLSLYRIITFSEATSTQANLDGIKFGYRAKGDSYEEIVKKTRQEALSTTVKRRYVLGEYMLHKENQKDYLVKAQKIRRKLINQINDLYKKVDILIIPANTDVPPLINNLINNIDTGSSNKIDDLLLLANFTGMPSLTIPFIRKNGLPICLNINAKYKKDENVFQFGKIIDNIIKQKYSEVDYE, from the coding sequence ATGATTCTTAAAAATTTAACTCTGAAGCAAATAAATAAAAAAATTGTTGATAGCGATGTTACCGTTGAACAACTAGTTAATGAGTCTATAAAAGTTTCAAAAAAACATAAAGATTCTAATTTTTGTATTACGATGATGGAAAAGGAGGCAATGGATAAAGCTCGGCTATTATCAAAGAATAGCAATCAAGCAAAAGATAATTTTTTGTTTGGTGTGCCATACTATTTAAAAGATTGTATTTGTGTAAAGGATTCTTTAACAACGTGTGGCTCAAAAATGTTGGAAAATTATTATCCTCCCTATAATGCAAAAGTGTATAATACATTAGAGGAAAAGCAAACAATATTACTTGGAAAAGTAGCGATGGATGAACTCGCTATGGGTGGTACTGGTTTAACGTGTTTTACTGGACACGTATTTAACCCCCTTGATAATAGAAGAATAATTGGTGGTAGTAGTTCCGGTTCTGCATATGCCGTTTCTGCTGGAATAGTATCATTTTCTATTGGAACAGATACTGGAGATTCTATTCGGCGACCTGCGGCGTTGTGCGGAGTGTATGGTTTTAAGCCAACATATGGTTCAATATCTCGCTATGGGTGCTTAGGTTATACTTCTAGTTTAGATACAATTGGTTACTTTACAAATTCCATTGAAGATTGTGCCATATTAAGTGAAAGTTTATATGATTTTGATGAAAATGATATGACCTCAATTAATAATAGAAAAAAATACACAAAACTTATAGATGAAAAAAAACATTTTAAAATTGGTTATTTAGATTACTGGTTAAATAAAATTGATAACAATCAAAAGAAGGAGTATTTAAAACTTTTTGAAGATATTAAGTCTCAAGGACATACCATCTCTAAAGTTTTAATTGACAACGATATTTTAGAAAATTTATTGTCACTATATAGAATAATAACATTTTCAGAGGCTACAAGCACACAAGCAAATCTCGACGGAATAAAGTTTGGATATAGAGCAAAAGGTGATTCTTACGAGGAAATTGTTAAAAAAACAAGACAAGAAGCACTAAGCACAACAGTTAAACGAAGATATGTTTTGGGAGAGTATATGCTACATAAAGAAAATCAAAAGGATTATTTGGTTAAGGCACAAAAAATTAGAAGAAAATTAATAAATCAAATTAATGATTTGTATAAGAAAGTTGATATATTAATTATTCCAGCAAATACTGATGTGCCACCATTAATAAACAACTTAATTAATAATATCGATACTGGGAGTAGCAATAAAATTGATGATCTTTTATTATTAGCAAATTTTACAGGAATGCCGAGTTTAACAATTCCATTTATCAGGAAAAATGGATTACCAATATGCTTAAATATTAATGCAAAGTATAAAAAAGATGAGAATGTATTTCAATTTGGAAAAATAATTGATAATATAATAAAACAAAAATATTCTGAGGTTGATTATGAGTAA
- the gatB gene encoding Asp-tRNA(Asn)/Glu-tRNA(Gln) amidotransferase subunit GatB, whose protein sequence is MSNFEVIIGIENHIELKSKTKAFSPAVVSFGEQPNTCVNERDLGLPGILPSPNKECVAFSILACNALNMKIDPLLRFDRKNYYYSDLPKGYQITQQFFPLGSEGYLEININDQNKKIEIERLHMEEDTAKQIHDQITKIDYNRSGIALIEVVSKPQIRSANEAVAYVSRLREILLFLDISDLKMNEGSLRCDINISLRPIGFKGFGTKVEIKNLNSLSNIKKAIEFEINRQKKLLLMNKKILQETKRFNETTQETQTIRVKADADDYKYFPEPNIVPIKLDKKWIDKIVNNSPETYDKKKEIYSKNYKLGNDDINYILHDISLVKFYEKCIMLGADPLRSANLIINDIKDLLNKATIDIDKSNLNPEDIVYVQKLLISGKISSKHLKLILQNKFETNKNIDEIINENNYVIISSKFEIESLLKPILSEQKDFIKKEYVSRPQRVEKQIMGMLMKVSGGNVNPEVAMVIITKKIQQIM, encoded by the coding sequence ATGAGTAATTTTGAAGTTATAATTGGAATTGAAAACCACATTGAGTTAAAGTCAAAGACAAAAGCATTTTCACCAGCTGTGGTTAGTTTTGGTGAACAACCAAACACCTGTGTAAATGAACGAGACCTGGGACTGCCGGGTATTTTGCCATCACCAAATAAAGAATGTGTGGCATTTTCTATTTTAGCGTGTAACGCACTTAATATGAAAATTGATCCATTATTAAGATTTGATAGAAAAAATTACTACTATAGTGATTTACCAAAAGGGTACCAAATAACCCAACAATTCTTTCCATTGGGTAGTGAAGGTTATCTCGAAATTAATATAAATGATCAAAACAAAAAAATAGAAATTGAGCGATTGCATATGGAAGAAGACACCGCTAAACAAATTCACGATCAAATAACTAAAATAGATTATAATCGATCAGGAATCGCTCTTATAGAAGTTGTATCAAAACCACAAATTAGGTCTGCAAATGAGGCTGTGGCATATGTGTCAAGATTAAGGGAGATACTTCTTTTTTTAGATATAAGTGATTTGAAAATGAATGAGGGGTCTCTTAGATGTGATATAAATATATCTCTTAGACCAATCGGTTTTAAGGGGTTTGGAACAAAAGTTGAAATTAAAAATTTAAACTCACTAAGCAACATAAAAAAAGCTATTGAATTTGAAATTAATAGGCAAAAAAAATTACTTTTAATGAATAAAAAAATTTTACAAGAAACAAAGAGATTTAATGAAACAACACAAGAAACACAAACAATTAGGGTAAAGGCGGATGCCGATGATTATAAATATTTTCCAGAACCAAATATTGTACCAATTAAATTAGATAAAAAATGAATTGATAAAATAGTAAATAATTCACCTGAAACATATGACAAAAAGAAAGAGATATATAGTAAAAATTATAAATTAGGAAATGATGATATTAATTATATTTTACATGATATATCTCTAGTAAAGTTTTATGAAAAATGTATTATGTTAGGTGCGGACCCATTAAGATCTGCAAATTTAATAATTAATGATATCAAGGATTTACTAAATAAGGCAACCATAGATATTGATAAATCAAATTTAAATCCCGAGGATATTGTATATGTTCAAAAATTGTTAATTTCTGGTAAAATATCCTCTAAACACCTAAAATTAATTCTGCAAAATAAATTTGAAACAAACAAAAATATTGATGAAATAATTAATGAAAATAATTATGTTATAATTTCTTCTAAGTTTGAAATAGAATCACTATTAAAACCTATATTGAGTGAACAAAAAGACTTTATTAAGAAAGAATACGTTAGCCGTCCACAACGAGTTGAAAAACAAATAATGGGTATGTTAATGAAGGTTTCAGGTGGAAATGTAAATCCTGAGGTTGCAATGGTTATTATAACTAAGAAAATACAACAAATTATGTAA
- a CDS encoding Cof-type HAD-IIB family hydrolase, producing the protein MEKLKLNKKILVFCDLDGTALNNAHEFDKETIYMVKRLYEKGHYFIPVTARLTDDAIRQAQTLGLSKYNGIVAANNGAQIYDFKNNKFIKNETLSDNFINEIFKKTFGLTGKYKVNYYSDKTTYVYCEGKDTKLWTDIMKSELKVINNYNDITERINRIAVILKKNASVSDLEEFEKDFDIFIKECDVTSYSKRVHEFCPRDCNKGTVPITVLEHLGINRKDTTIFAFGDNYNDIPMLSMADYGVVMDNATPEIKGYGDFITENNNELGVANFIKKRILMI; encoded by the coding sequence ATGGAAAAATTAAAGTTAAATAAAAAGATATTAGTATTTTGCGATCTTGATGGAACCGCATTAAATAATGCACATGAGTTTGACAAAGAAACTATATATATGGTTAAAAGGTTATATGAAAAAGGTCATTATTTTATACCAGTGACCGCAAGATTAACAGATGATGCAATTAGGCAGGCTCAAACTCTAGGATTATCAAAATATAATGGAATTGTAGCTGCAAATAATGGTGCCCAAATTTATGATTTTAAAAATAATAAATTTATTAAAAATGAAACTCTTTCTGATAATTTTATTAATGAGATATTTAAGAAAACATTTGGATTAACCGGCAAATATAAGGTTAACTATTATTCTGATAAAACAACTTACGTTTATTGTGAAGGGAAGGATACAAAATTATGAACTGACATTATGAAGTCGGAACTCAAGGTAATAAATAATTATAATGATATAACTGAGAGAATAAACAGAATAGCTGTTATTTTAAAGAAAAACGCGTCAGTTAGTGATTTAGAGGAATTTGAGAAAGATTTTGATATTTTTATTAAAGAATGTGATGTAACATCATATTCAAAAAGGGTCCACGAATTCTGTCCTAGAGATTGTAATAAAGGAACCGTCCCTATAACTGTGTTAGAACATTTGGGGATAAATAGAAAAGACACAACAATATTTGCTTTTGGCGATAATTATAACGATATACCAATGCTATCAATGGCAGATTACGGAGTGGTAATGGATAATGCCACACCAGAGATAAAGGGTTATGGAGATTTTATAACTGAAAATAATAACGAATTAGGGGTTGCGAATTTTATTAAAAAAAGAATACTTATGATATAA
- the trxA gene encoding thioredoxin, with translation MAKILETKEEFNELISNNKKVLVDFYADWCPPCKMLSPIIESLSNSVKDCEIVKLNTDNNPEIKEEYNVQSIPTLILFEDGKPVKENVGFMQEGDIISFIGNK, from the coding sequence ATGGCAAAAATTTTAGAAACAAAAGAGGAGTTTAATGAGCTTATTAGTAACAATAAGAAAGTTTTGGTTGACTTTTACGCTGATTGGTGTCCACCTTGTAAAATGCTTAGTCCAATAATTGAATCACTATCAAATAGTGTTAAGGATTGTGAAATAGTAAAGTTAAACACAGATAATAATCCAGAAATTAAAGAGGAGTACAATGTTCAATCTATACCAACATTAATCTTATTTGAAGATGGAAAACCAGTTAAAGAAAATGTTGGATTTATGCAAGAAGGAGATATTATTTCTTTTATTGGTAATAAATAA
- a CDS encoding HAD family hydrolase, which produces MIKYLIFDLDGTIATKFNRIHKKVISAIIRARKKGFKIAIATGRHINSVLKIAELIKCDIYSEYIICLNGGSIWKYNDSGIEKIYQETIHLEMAKNLFDLAKSLNISISGYSTNGYIYTNNIKGVKQKFLSKRTKMETKIVDKNFNFEIFKFIAWGTNKKIDLLINECKKMQLEIYKFSYVPGTKNIEICPQNVNKVSAIKKICQIENLNNYEVAYFGDGDNDIKALEWVGHSVSMLNGSKEAKKTASFITRKSNKKGGVGFYIEENLLRE; this is translated from the coding sequence ATGATTAAATACCTTATTTTTGACTTAGACGGGACGATCGCAACTAAATTTAACCGTATTCATAAAAAAGTGATTAGTGCGATAATTAGGGCGAGAAAAAAAGGATTCAAAATAGCGATAGCGACAGGTAGACATATAAACTCTGTCTTAAAAATAGCGGAATTAATTAAATGTGATATTTATAGTGAGTATATTATATGCCTTAATGGTGGTTCTATTTGAAAATATAATGATAGTGGTATAGAAAAAATTTACCAAGAAACAATTCACCTTGAAATGGCAAAAAATTTATTTGATTTAGCAAAAAGCCTTAATATCTCAATTTCTGGATATTCAACAAACGGTTATATCTATACAAATAATATAAAAGGTGTTAAGCAAAAATTTTTGTCAAAAAGGACAAAAATGGAAACTAAAATAGTTGATAAAAACTTTAATTTTGAAATTTTTAAATTTATAGCTTGAGGTACAAATAAAAAAATTGATTTATTAATAAACGAATGTAAGAAGATGCAACTTGAAATTTATAAATTTAGCTATGTTCCAGGCACTAAGAATATTGAAATATGCCCACAAAATGTCAATAAGGTTTCCGCGATAAAAAAAATCTGTCAAATAGAGAATTTAAATAATTATGAAGTTGCCTACTTTGGTGACGGTGACAACGATATAAAAGCATTAGAATGAGTGGGTCATAGCGTTTCAATGTTAAATGGTTCAAAAGAAGCAAAAAAAACCGCATCTTTTATAACTAGAAAATCTAATAAAAAGGGTGGAGTTGGTTTTTATATTGAAGAGAATTTATTGAGGGAATAA
- a CDS encoding ABC transporter ATP-binding protein, translating to MENILEIKNLTKDFDGKVVLKGVSFNVHKGEFLTILGPSGCGKSTILNIINGMEKQNSGELLFNGMNLTPLPSNKREVNTIFQNYALFKHYNVYDNIAYGLRIKKTKESMIEKEVKSILEKFSLSGYENTRINELSGGQKQRVAIARALILKPKILLLDEPMSALDVKLRKKMQEDLKILQEEAGISFILVTHDQEEALTLSDRIIVFNNGDIQQIGTPEEIYNEPETRWVANFIGSSNIIGDCVFIDDGLLLLDNKKIKCIDKGFGKKESNIDILIRPEDIKITSPGKGIFDGVITNIKFKGVHYEINVECKKRVYKIHTTSYFEENTLVGINWDIDDIHVMWKEIDE from the coding sequence ATGGAAAATATTCTAGAAATTAAAAACCTAACCAAAGATTTTGATGGGAAAGTTGTACTAAAGGGGGTTAGCTTTAATGTCCATAAAGGAGAGTTTCTTACTATTTTAGGTCCTTCGGGCTGCGGGAAATCAACAATTCTAAACATAATCAATGGTATGGAAAAACAAAACAGTGGTGAGTTATTATTTAACGGAATGAATCTAACACCTTTACCTAGTAATAAGAGAGAAGTTAATACAATATTTCAAAATTATGCACTATTTAAACATTATAATGTGTATGATAATATAGCGTATGGATTGCGAATAAAAAAAACTAAAGAATCAATGATTGAAAAGGAAGTTAAAAGTATTCTTGAAAAATTCTCGCTATCTGGATATGAAAATACAAGAATTAATGAATTATCAGGAGGTCAAAAGCAACGGGTAGCCATTGCGAGGGCTCTTATACTTAAACCAAAAATATTATTATTGGATGAACCAATGTCTGCATTAGATGTTAAGTTAAGAAAAAAAATGCAAGAAGACTTAAAAATATTGCAGGAAGAAGCAGGCATTTCTTTTATATTGGTAACGCACGACCAAGAAGAAGCACTAACACTTAGTGATAGAATAATTGTTTTTAACAACGGTGATATTCAACAAATAGGTACACCAGAAGAAATATATAACGAACCTGAAACAAGATGAGTGGCAAACTTTATAGGTTCATCAAATATTATTGGTGATTGTGTTTTTATTGATGATGGTTTACTACTGTTAGATAATAAAAAAATAAAATGTATAGATAAAGGTTTTGGAAAAAAAGAAAGCAATATTGATATATTAATTAGACCCGAAGACATTAAAATAACAAGTCCTGGAAAAGGAATATTTGATGGAGTTATAACCAATATTAAGTTTAAGGGTGTTCACTATGAGATCAATGTCGAATGTAAAAAGAGAGTTTATAAAATTCACACAACTAGTTACTTTGAAGAAAATACTCTTGTTGGTATAAATTGGGATATAGATGATATTCATGTTATGTGAAAGGAAATAGATGAGTAA
- a CDS encoding ABC transporter permease: MYKNTSDTNIKDEKKTKIRLKKDKFYSILSKSQLYILPFFIVAIFLIIVPLFFVFISSFTQKDKSSSNAYFIITFEKYIQLFQSKSVWRVLGISLMYGFFSSILCIIIGYPIAYILAGINKKIYTKNLWIIITLPTWICVILKTIGLQSMFNLLMPSALGTSFAIIFGMVYLFLPFTIIPITNSLINQNPIYYKAALDLKASKVRAFIDIKLRYSTSGILTAFNIVFIQAITTLLIVKYLGANSITMISSLIETYFLKGGDLGYSAVLSVALVVIVLLVLFISRVIANTFSRERTK, from the coding sequence ATGTATAAAAATACATCTGATACAAATATAAAAGATGAAAAAAAAACCAAAATAAGATTGAAGAAGGATAAATTTTATTCTATTTTATCAAAATCACAACTATATATTTTGCCATTTTTTATTGTTGCAATATTTTTGATTATTGTTCCATTATTTTTTGTTTTTATTTCATCATTTACTCAAAAGGATAAATCATCGTCAAATGCTTATTTTATTATAACTTTTGAAAAATATATTCAATTATTTCAATCAAAGTCTGTGTGAAGGGTTCTCGGTATTTCTTTAATGTATGGATTTTTTTCCTCTATTCTTTGTATTATAATTGGTTATCCAATAGCCTATATATTAGCTGGAATAAATAAAAAAATATATACAAAAAATTTGTGAATAATTATCACACTTCCAACATGAATATGTGTCATTTTAAAAACAATCGGTTTGCAATCTATGTTTAATCTATTGATGCCCTCTGCGCTAGGCACTTCTTTTGCAATTATTTTCGGGATGGTATATTTGTTTTTGCCGTTTACAATTATACCAATTACTAATAGTTTAATTAATCAAAATCCAATTTATTATAAGGCTGCATTGGATTTAAAAGCAAGTAAGGTTAGAGCTTTTATTGATATAAAGTTAAGATATTCCACATCTGGTATATTAACAGCTTTTAATATAGTTTTTATACAAGCTATTACAACACTTTTAATAGTTAAGTATTTAGGGGCAAATTCTATAACAATGATTTCATCATTAATTGAAACTTACTTTTTGAAAGGTGGAGATTTAGGCTATTCTGCAGTACTTTCTGTAGCACTTGTTGTTATAGTTTTACTTGTTTTATTTATTTCAAGAGTTATTGCAAATACTTTTAGTAGGGAAAGGACTAAATAA